The Primulina tabacum isolate GXHZ01 chromosome 1, ASM2559414v2, whole genome shotgun sequence genome contains the following window.
ACAACGGAAAGGAATTGATTACACCGAGATTTTCTCTCCGGTGTTTAAATTAACCACTATCAGGATTGTACTTGGACTAGTGGCGAAGAAATACTTACATTTGGAGCagttggatgtaaagactgtgTTTTTTCATGGTGATctagatgaagaaatttatatgaagcAGCCATAGGGCTTTGAAGTACGGGAAAAAGTGAAAATGGTGTGCAAACTTCAGAAAAGcttgtatggtctcaaacaagctccaagacagtggtacaagaagtttgatggaTTCATGAGTAATAATGGTTTCCTAAGGTGTCAAGCTGATCACTGATGTTATGTGAAAAAGTTTGACGGTTCTTATATCATACTACtgctatatgtagatgatatacTAATAAATGGAGCTTgtttggaagaaattgataAACTCAAGAAAGATTTATCAAATGAATTTTTCATGAAAGATTTGGGTGCTGTAAAGCAAATCCTTGGAATGAGGATCTTAAGAGACCGGGTGAATGAATTCTTGAAGTTATCTCAAGAAGAGTACGTGAAAAATGTGGTTAGCAGATTTAATATGGACGAAGCTAAATCTGTGAGTACTCCATTGACTAGTCAATTCAAACTAACCAAAACACAATCATCATCGACGGAGCAGGAGCAGACTTATATGAATAAGGTTCATTATGCTTCTGCTGTCAGAATCCTCATGTATGCAATGGtgtgtacaagaccagacatagcacATGCAGTGGGAGTTGTGAGCAGGTTTATGACTAATCCAGGAAAACAGCACTGGGAAGCAGTTAAATGGATTCTGAGGTACTTGAAAGGAACTGCTAGTTTATATTTGTGCTTCAAAAGATCAAATTTGGGCTTACAAGGTTTTGTCGATGCCGATATGGATGGTGACCTAGATGGCAGAAAAAGTACTACTAGGTATGTGTTCACATGAGGTGGTACGGTCATAAGCTGGGTGTCTAAACTGCAAAAGTTAGTTGCCCTTTCAACTACTGAGGCCGAGTACGTTGCTGTAACAGAAGCTAGCAAGGAGATGATATGGTTGAAATCCTTTCTGGAAGAATTAGGTCAGAAGCTTGAAGGTAGCACATTAcactgtgacagtcagagtgctattcatttagcaaaaaatcatgtttatcatgCTAGGACAAAACATATACAGGTTAGGTACCATTTCATCAGATCAGTACTGGAAGATGGTGTCTTGATGCTTGAGAAGATTCCCGAAAGTAAAAATCCAGCCGATATGCTCACGAAGACGGTAACCATGGACATAGTGAAGTTGTGTTCAACTTCAGTTGGACTGCAAGTATAAATGGAAATATATGAGCTTCTGCAATGATGGTGTGAAGACATTATTGAAATCAAGTtttcaagtgggagaaatgttagGTAAAGTGGGGCCACTATATTTAATGTTTAAacgtttcaaatttgatatacTTGACGTATCAAATTTGATTGGTTTGTGCCGACAGAAAAGGAAAACGATTTCCTTTGTTCACACGGAAgaattcacctataaatacgtgcataattcgTATTGTAAGATCATCCCAATCAGAAGCTTTTATGCTTAATAAAAtaaagagagagaaaaaaatagagagtttttttttgttctcttgtgtgagttagagaaaatattttctcggtatactcgggaTTGAgagtgagaaatattgagtgtattggtgtatacacttgttgtaatatttcttccagttataaaagttgcagtgctccgtggacgtagcctatattgggtgaaccacgtaaatctttgtgttcttgttgattattttattccgtatTTTTGGGTACTATATTATTATCGTGGTCGACATCGCTTCAATATAATTTCCCAACAATAGTGTCATACCATCTTTAGTCACAAGAGAATGTGGGTATtgaatattaatataaattagTTTGttcttaaaaataataaatttcttcTCAActatgtttgctcgatagattCATTGAAGATAATTTGCTgctaaagttttttttttaaaaaaaattttaatatttggtGAAAATGTTAAAAAGTTTAGTAACGAGCATAACAACCCTATTATTCCGATGGAGAGAAGAACATATGATTAGCTTTTCGGAAAATTTCCAAACGAAACATATTAGGAAGATAGACGATATCATTTTCGATCGATatacacaaatttttttatttgtttgcaGATATCCAATACAGTTCAAGCTATAAAATCCATACaattccataaaaaaatatataaaatatcagcAAAAATCTTGTAAAAAAATCTACAAGAATCTATGGAAAAACTCGGTGAGAACTAAGCAAAATACTATCATTTAAATACACATAAGAATACCATCTTTCTAGTATAATTATAAATGAATGGGCAAAAGCAAAAGCAAAagcaaaagcaaaaaaaaaaataaataaacttgttGCTATGGTGCCATAGGCCTAAAATGCTGACAAAATTAGTAGGTGGGCCTATATATTAAAGCCCATTTGTTATCCTTACTACTTGCCTCACACAGTAACATAAACACACCATTGAAATACCACTGCCAGAATTCGTCACGGGTCGACCCACGTAAAATCTACACCGCCGTTTGAAGAATTTCCTCGTGCAGCTTCTAGGCATGTCGCATCACTCGGTTTCGTTCGTTTCGAAGATTATTCCAGGTAAACGTTTTGTTTGGAAATGCACGATTGTGTTTGTGCAAAGCATTTTATGCATGTATTAAGCACTTGCTCTCAAAGTTTCGTGCTTTAGAAGAAATGCCTGCGTATCTGGTTTCTTATTCGTTAATGTTCCTTTTTGTTTGTAAATGAATTTATGTGAGGATTTTGTTTCTGCCTGGGATTGTGTTTTTGACTGATGCTCGTCATCTGTTTGATGAAATGTTTGTGTGAGTGCATTCCGTGATAGGCCTTAGCATGTTGTTTTCGGTTATTTGTGTGTATGAAGCTGTGCTGTGGTAGAGAAGATGATACACGGACTAAATCTAATGCTGATTTGAGCATTGGGATGTAAGGGTGTTTTTATTTCTATCGATATGATTTTATGGTGATAGGTCTGTTTCTAATCGGTGATTATGATTGTTTGTTGTGGAGGTAAGTGGAAAACCCTTTTTGCCTGAGAAGAAACTTGGAGTTCTTGGTCTCTTGCTTTGGCTCCACAGTCATGAACTCGGTTCCACTGGCAGTATAACTTGTGTAATCCTTGTTATGGCTATTTTTTAGCTTTCAGCATGCCGTTTAAACATAGCATGAGATGGTGCTTGTAGTTTATGACATTCAAGGTAAATACTGGAAAAATGTTTTGATAATCTTTCTGAATTCTACGTATCCTTAATCTGTGGGATTCCTTTATAGGATTTGTCAAAATTGTAAAGATGCTGAAATTATATTGTTAATCAGTCAATtttctaattttaattttctaaaaaatgttcttttgttttttaaattcttGGTTGTTAAACTTCTTGCTCAGGAGTCTAACATTTGGcttgttcattttattttttgtctCTATATCCTCTTTCTAGGTATGAAGTTGTAGCACAACAATTTGTGTCTGCTCAATTATACATTTGATTTGGTGATGATATTTCAGTAGCCAATCTTGAGTTGAAAGATTCGATAAAGTTGTTTTTAACTGACTTCACCAGTACAACCTtactgaaaataatttttttatttggtcgcaaattttttttttccaatttttacGGGATAAAAGAATGTTTTAAGTTCTTTTCGACAATAGTTTCACACAACTGATTATTGAAAGAGTAAGATTTGTTTCACGACCGACGGACCAACTTGTTTTTGTCAAGACTAACTAGAAATTAATGGTTTTCAGAACTATTTCTTAACCTCGATGCAGGATATGTGCCACATGATGGTAGGTGTCAGACCTACTCGGGAGTGTCTGGAAATACAGTGGGAATTTTATTCAACTCTTCTCGTGGTGACTACAAGCTCAATTCTGATGTAAGGTGTTTATCATTGAGACATGCTTCTAGGCACACATCTTCTGTATGTCATGCCAGTACAGGCAATTATCAGAGAAATTCAGATTCCTTTAACCGAAAAAGGTCGGGCTTTTCCCGGAATAGGAATAGGCACAATGAAGAGAGAGATGGGCATGAAGATATTGAAGCATCTGAAACGGTTCCATCAAAAAATGGACGACCCTTGCTTTCTGTCTCTGGAAACCAAAAGTTTCAGGGAACTGCAACTCCTGGTCCTAAAGAAAAAGAGATTGTTGAGTTATTTCGAAAGGTGCAAGCACAACTTCGTGAAAGAGCAGCAATGAAGGAAGAAAAGAAGGTTGAGGAATTACAAGGAAAAAACAAACAGAACGAAACTGTTGATTCTCTACTCAAGCTTCTTAGGAAACATTCAGTTCAGCAAGGCAAGAAAAGCACCAACGGCTCCAGAAGCAAGGAATTCATTCTTAATGAACCTGAACATGTCTCGTTAACTGAAGAGAGAAGCACAAACATCTCAGATTATGATCATATTGTGAAACACAAGACACAAGAAAGCCCAGGTCCACTTCGTAACAGGCCTAAATCAAATTTCCAAAAACGTTCACCGGTCCCTGAAATCAGGTTCCAGCCCAAGGATTCTGATGACTTAGTCACTCCAATCTCGCAGGGCAATCTAGATGGTAATACAAAAGGGCTGACATTGGAGGTCGAAGCTGAAAACGGTCTTGAACTCAATATTGAATCTGATTTTGATTCTGAATCTTATGTGGAGCCACTTTTTTCAGAAGGAAACGTGCTTGATGAGATGACGGAGGATGAAGCTTCTCATATTTATGGTGGTGAGTTTCTGGATGCAGCAGAAGCTAGTGATTTAAGTGCAATGAAGCTGACTGAACTGAAAGCTCTTGCCAAGTCTCGTGGCATGAAAGGATTCTCGAAGTTGAAAAAGTTTGAGCTTATCGAATTGCTGAGCGAGAGCTTGATCTGATGTTGTCTCCTCGTGGGGAATATCCACAAGTTTTCGATGCTGAGATTTTTCTCATGTTTCTCTTAATTAATTTTTCGTCAGTTTGTTCTCTTCTCCAACATCCCCTGTAACTTTTCACCCCCTTTTGATTCTGGAAACATTTGTCATATTACTTATTTTGGTGAAATTTGTTTCTAGTTAGTGAAACCCGTGAAACTTTGATCACAAAATAAGCATGTTGGTTTATTCGCTTGCTCTCCAATCCATTCTATGAAAGTTCCATTTGTGGTGTTCATGGATGGAGTGGGGACAGACGAAACATAGTGAAAATAACGTCGGCCCTGGTTTTCTGTCCGTGATCGGAGTCATGTTGGagctatgagagaaatgtggtTTGATACTCAGATGTATGTCAAAGTTCTCAATAAAATATACAACTCATGTGACCAATTATAATACTAGATAAAAACATTGCAATTTAAGTTTATATTCAAATAGAATGTACTTGGATGGATGGATGATGGATGGATGGATTtctcaaatatatttattactTAAATCAATTACATTTGTTTCGACAATCATGAATcattttgatttgattttgaggGTCTCTATTAGCTGCCTATCCTATCTATGACTACTACAAAACAAGGATTACAGCCCCATTTTAAGTGACAAAAGAGCCTAAATTTGTTCGGTTGATTTTTATGTTGATGAGAGTGAGTGCACATTTGGTTTCTTCTCTTCTAAAGCCTTAACAAGCAAGGGGACAGCAGATTTGGGTTCATATGGACTAGtttaatcatttaaattttgttcaaattgCAATTTCTCATCGCATTTTGACCCACCCTTTTAAAAAATACTCGTAGTTAGTATAGTCTAACTTTAAATTGGATAATCCTTGTAGAAGTTTTAGTTTTTAACTTTAGTCCCACAATTATTGTATTCATATTTCTTTATATTTTTGTGAATTTTAGATGTACTTATGTGGATTACAAGATTTTGGAGTAGTAAAATATTTCTAGCATAaagattaatattttttatgaattggGTCGGACTAGTTCCGAGTTTCGTGTCcaactattattatttttaatataaaactaCTTTTATTAatgaacatttttttatttagtattttcaGGTGAACAATACTAactaatcataaaaataaaataattgaaacaTTGATTTTATAATGAACATCTAAACTGCAACACGATTtattaaaacatattttgaatATTCCGGATCTTCGTCGGAACTTGAGCTTTGAAATGCATCGATTGCTCCAGCGATCATATTCTTTTTTCGGCTGCAACAATCTTGTAGGCATGTTAACATAGAAAGTGTTCTCTGGCTTCAAATTAGTTCTTTGTTCACCAATGATTCTTCCACATACTGAAAATTCTGATTCAGAAGCAACACTTGAACTTTAAACGGGTAGGACAGCTTTTGCAATTGCCGCTAACACTGgataaagtaaaataaaaaaactttcCACCAATCAAGGAAATCGAAATTCTCCGTAGTCTCAATATATTGACTTAGATAAATTTGGATCTCATTGtaatttgttattatcatagatttttctttgaacttttttcgtttcaaattttgaaagaaGTTGAGTGCTCCACTTTTGTTTTTATATGTCGGTCTCTCCTTCGGCTGTGCACTcagtgttagagtagatgtcatgtaagccaactgttggctggagaatttattgactcaagtgtaataaataatctttattttaatataatttactttttaatggtttcgttttactttatctgtatacccatgcaatcagcatatataaagtccttgattatgctttaatacaaatgaatcgtaattcgatgtttaaactcatttgtaaacactgcatattctaaattcgttcttagtcgattcggccgcctaaaataaggataaaggcctgatgcgactttgattgttgcactccaaAGAGCAGGTTgcccacaagtagtataattcggtgagtccgaatatcgtatccacagagaatctaaggtaattacaagtccactacaatgtctttttgtttttgttttttttttcgtttaattgtttgaatctttaattgataatttttaattgttcaaattttaatttaagtagttgagattaaaggatccactcttggtattttaataaagctaacattaatgaacaatattgaaatccacctaataaaatggttccaatatattaaataatcatatttatattatgttatttattattatcttataagtatatatatcaaaactcataaatgttgtcaagtatttattgtgctatatataaatatttgtaaacactaaatcaaggttcccactttaaatggtcggtaaaaccaaactaacatttaaatggtaccaagaaatgaatattatgatatattcatatataataaatcaaggcatccactttaaatggttggtaaaaccaaacaaacatttaaatggtaccaagaaattaatattatgatatattcatatataataaatcaaggcatccactttaaatggttggtaataccaaactaacatttaaatggttccaagaatttagtgtaacatatagcaacaataaatcaaaactcccacttataagtagagTATAATAATggttaaagaaataaatataaaataaacaataaataatgattaaataatataaaatatagattcttaccttttaataaccttattatcatgccaataGTTTCACCTTTtgatctcaactttgggaagttagctactcattattcaaagtgtaaaactttgaatatgaaattaacatgctaattatatttaaatgaagaaataaaagaaaaacaaagagagaaatattatgaactcaaaggtttgttcataaaatgagggatatctcaatacattacaatgcacccctatttatagccaaatttggggagacaaccacaaataaaatattttttttacacaaaagtcttcattggtgttccaagaagttatattttaatacacatcacttttgaaaatcttccctaTCCGAACTTtattttccacataaaacaaaacatgtagataattgagttgtttgaattgtggtatttttttcaccatttgaccaagtaatttgagagatatggtcaaaatactagagcatggtaaaactgtcactcctttggtaactttatttgttgcttaatttgatcccaattgtgagaagatttttatctaatgcttgtcaccaatattgtagatattatcatcaactttctacaggtccaagaatcatcttaatctcatttgcaacgccaatgttattcttgttttatcgaacctgtaaaaatagtaaaaacttataattacacaacaacttatattttatacaatttattataaacatataatatttaaacatttaataaatcaaaactataaatttatattataaaacatttaattaatatacaatttttttatctttatcaaggccgtttgagctcgagactagcatatgtgatattgtgtactgcgttttttggtaagggcatagagatgtccaaaatgcagatgggtagtcatatgatgattataccgaacaaccctccctcggactttccaagtggatATGATtaatcgagaggataagtccgtgattatgattgtatgtcattagtccttacgacccgggacaacactgaggctctatatgctagagctgtgctttgactcgtttactggctccaggagagtcatcaagtggcgaggttgggtacagttgcgacacatgtaggagccagtgcattgtagtcaggaattcaccgctcacctacgggtgtgaatatcctatgtgatctgatgaaataatagtgcgtggaatctatggccagagtatgagatgcacATTGAAGAAGAagttctccaatggtacatgcgatgacactatttatatgtatcacatagttatcgaattattatgcaaccctcgatgaaccaatggttgcagattcgatcgggatatatgagatgaagggacagtactgtatgctaatcataattgactggttcttgcaggcactatcagtgatacctagggaatcatggggcgatgctgctagacgctcttatcatgattcagtgggtttaatcagaaatatgatttctgacattctcatgatcaattgttgatatatagaatggggcaaataagggtaagcctgaataaaggattatgtcatgaatcacaaagagttgtgaacccacggctagctgtatctctgaaccattgagggtcacacaagcactggatcgtttgttcccgttgagagaataaattcaatgagttgaatttatattatgatatagtaaattctttaataattgtggatagttagtgataaaattattagatatatgatttatcaattaattaaatttgtttaattaaattgatgttaatatttgatattaaatgcatgaaggatgatcgagagccttgaccaatatgttaggtgtatgttatgatattttactgttttattcatttggttaatatttgatattattaaagtgggcctggtttgtGGCTCATTCcaaccccatgagatgtatccatTATGTACCatgactatttaaatgtaattattagaaatcatgggagatcaagactggaagatggtggacccgatgcacaagatgaagacatgtaaaatattggaagctcttgtaatagttgcatttgcatccctgcatttacctaggttttggacctggatccatgtttggctcacatggatctaatagtgttggcgatccgatcatccttatttattgttgaatgtcatattatgatatatgcgatatataataatatgcatgtatgtatattataaaataatataattgcatgaatccggcaaacataaaaaacatggcacgcgatttttaaattaaaatgatgagacaattttaaaattaaaatccctcattttgaatatgattcaaaatttatatcaaacgaaaaagtaaaaattaaaagagtttaatttttccttgcctttcATCAGctgtggttgcatgttgatcgctacccaaggacagtgtctggctcatattattggggaggccttgacgccggaaagctgtgacttccaccggacatatgatgtaaTTGAGTGAAACttccatgacttcggctcatattattgggggaactcatggcgaccgtctactacaattcaatattgatgggtcggtttgacacgcgaaaataaacggcgtcatattattgggtccttattaaacgtgaggcaaaacacgcggaggttgcatatgaatgcaattggattctaccttttagaaattataattggctgatattattcgatattataattggctaattggactctacgtgcccactaaggaaatacgatttctctttttcatcatagagtggtgaaaatgtcaaaatagtgggagagaatttataaaataaaaaaatacatattttatatcttaaaattattttaaaattatcagcaaccattattctgtttccgtatcagtatatattcgatttcgtcacgtaatccatttttattattaaaaagctaatcgaatctaattttcaagactggttgggaaaattgttttGAATTCGGAGAATTTGACATACACACTattgtcagtcctgctgaactgacaaagcatgcaagatggtaggaccatagtatgcaagctaaagagTAACATGATCGCTtctgtcaaatgaactgtagggacagtttgaggaaatgttgaatgctactgacattcgaatgcacgtgcaagagttgcatggtgtaTGAAACTCATACAATGATGCACAttactttcaaggagctcatgactacacgtaTACAAGATGGGCCTTtagcccatgagcgtggtgtacgtatgactgggcttattgagaatgtgatgggcctggaatatgtgattccgaacaagttactagataacatcaatttgttgtctttctctttctcatttgacggggtgatggtgaacttcaatttgaataagacagatgatagccttgaagagctagtcaatacgctataacttatgagatcaccataaaacaggaaattgttgtttttctaatgggcctctcatcagacgaaaaatggcccacaagataagggaaagaaatgttctgcccctcacaagaaaaacaaacccaataagaggcaaactctgaaggacacttaaaaggcctacaaattcagataagtcagaacatatttatttcactgcaagaagtccggacataagaaattatatgtgccagaaatgttctggaaatgataagtgaatgtccaagtaaacatgatttcaacaacaaacaaaagaaagttagatgatccgaatcccacacaaatatggcacgctagactatgtcacatttaCCAAAGAAAGATGcgcaaactagtgggagaaggcatgtttgacttgtcagacataaattctctacttacATGTAAATTCTGTCTAAGaggaaaaatgacaaagactccatt
Protein-coding sequences here:
- the LOC142544911 gene encoding rho-N domain-containing protein 1, chloroplastic-like isoform X2 yields the protein MSHHSVSFVSKIIPGYVPHDGRCQTYSGVSGNTVGILFNSSRGDYKLNSDVRCLSLRHASRHTSSVCHASTGNYQRNSDSFNRKRSGFSRNRNRHNEERDGHEDIEASETVPSKNGRPLLSVSGNQKFQGTATPGPKEKEIVELFRKVQAQLRERAAMKEEKKVEELQGKNKQNETVDSLLKLLRKHSVQQGKKSTNGSRSKEFILNEPEHVSLTEERSTNISDYDHIVKHKTQESPGPLRNRPKSNFQKRSPVPEIRFQPKDSDDLVTPISQGNLDGNTKGLTLEVEAENGLELNIESDFDSESYVEPLFSEGNVLDEMTEDEASHIYGGEFLDAAEASDLSAMKLTELKALAKSRGMKGFSKLKKFELIELLSESLI
- the LOC142544911 gene encoding rho-N domain-containing protein 1, chloroplastic-like isoform X1; translated protein: MSHHSVSFVSKIIPELFLNLDAGYVPHDGRCQTYSGVSGNTVGILFNSSRGDYKLNSDVRCLSLRHASRHTSSVCHASTGNYQRNSDSFNRKRSGFSRNRNRHNEERDGHEDIEASETVPSKNGRPLLSVSGNQKFQGTATPGPKEKEIVELFRKVQAQLRERAAMKEEKKVEELQGKNKQNETVDSLLKLLRKHSVQQGKKSTNGSRSKEFILNEPEHVSLTEERSTNISDYDHIVKHKTQESPGPLRNRPKSNFQKRSPVPEIRFQPKDSDDLVTPISQGNLDGNTKGLTLEVEAENGLELNIESDFDSESYVEPLFSEGNVLDEMTEDEASHIYGGEFLDAAEASDLSAMKLTELKALAKSRGMKGFSKLKKFELIELLSESLI